The following proteins come from a genomic window of Ostrinia nubilalis chromosome 29, ilOstNubi1.1, whole genome shotgun sequence:
- the LOC135085581 gene encoding uncharacterized protein LOC135085581: MPIPDPAASPNSGQGLVVDNHADNYILNTCLEVIYSGDHVMLITDNPDIYNDAKSLNIDCFKTKELKDGACNTKTEVSFDLKKVPQNVSNESTNLFLQPASEFEPYIVKNKEGNPANPLYDKILEEMNADSNSRRKNSFKDANTSPIDGKLLRMRDKQIDTNKKVITMPQIEKSFENTVQIGLDMQNLFIKETKNNEVPTEKQNVRFENETEKTIEMAEKSSNINSLDDLLSVYSVKNKEMEDNIKLRLDEWICSFAQLMEEALVEVLVQHSPITDKLSPPWVLYDSIRRIQELYGSHSEVNMVTDKLKCMLLNHSSQIGKFKSSIKPNDFVKIVGCGMILVETLKSVQPSVSLQETSDAISSLLQNMSRPPEVPEFTTPLVCRERERTTEERRNYVKRPSEIMQYLKAHFEDWKDYEIPQDYDNEMQPGPTVVRTTGKDLNLLNIDKDKSITLRSHTINLMKAVNENDTTAFEKPQKSTKIDGIYAINDEKSKYQFNTGNIKESPIVFRKFDSSFIFKIRNDNKATNDIDITENVEIFKRHEANVAKNVELPKTKENTGSFLNTKSNITNDKTEPKIIRTFDIFKQKTNDSANKDENLNMSNHGNTTQTETPVPKVVRTFDNLFLPKSNDKTPKDIIEDLNVPQHGNTFADNKTTGPKVIRNLKPIDAFEDKLKDDNQKLDLDALDYSEIDRSMSETVIIENESIENVSFVYEIRNRPKPTIDKNVIEIHDTDSKSTQVIVNNDSAFNDSNDKVNDSLINNCNSTIDDAKPTNDDATNDSGFENEGVQAYSLVKIFLAELSVSVKEIYEFIMKSINEFREDETQEEKRRMLHERANTTHVIIAEIIGNLKRIIQREANEDTSIRALLLKAGAQATGDKRMTRYRQVVMKCLEQAQILENALKTVLVLTDDLDASVSNYSNQTGTRYFNIFE, encoded by the exons A TGCCCATCCCAGACCCGGCAGCCAGTCCCAACAGTGGGCAAGGCCTCGTAGTGGACAATCATGCTGATAACTACATCCTCAACACTTGTTTGGAAGTCATCTACTCTGGTGATCATGTG aTGTTAATAACCGACAATCCAGACATATACAACGATGCAAAATCTCTAAACATAGATTGCTTCAAAACTAAAGAACTAAAAGATGGCGCTTGCAACACCAAAACAGAAGTGTCGTTCGATTTGAAAAAAGTTCCTCAAAACGTTTCAAACGAAAGTACCAACTTATTCTTGCAACCGGCGAGCGAATTTGAGCCTTACATCGTTAAGAATAAAGAAGGAAACCCAGCGAATCCGTTATACGATAAGATTCTAGAGGAAATGAACGCCGACTCCAATTCTAGAaggaaaaatagttttaaagacGCCAACACTTCTCCTATAGATGGCAAGCTATTGCGTATGCGTGACAAACAAAttgatacaaataaaaaagtaataactATGCCACAGATCGAAAAAAGTTTCGAAAACACTGTCCAAATAGGTTTGGACATGCAGAACCTCTttataaaagaaacaaaaaacaacgAAGTGCCAacagaaaaacaaaatgtcagATTTGAAAATGAAACAGAAAAAACAATAGAAATGGCAGAAAAAAGTTCGAATATAAACTCTTTGGATGATCTTTTAAGTGTTTACAgcgttaaaaataaagaaatggaGGATAATATTAAATTGAGACTGGATGAATGGATATGTTCTTTTGCTCAGTTAATGGAAGAGGCACTGGTTGAAGTTTTGGTG CAACATTCACCAATCACAGACAAGCTCTCCCCGCCATGGGTGTTATATGACTCCATCAGAAGAATCCAGGAGTTGTATGGCTCCCATTCAGAAGTGAACATGGTCACTGATAAACTTAAATGTATGCTGTTGAACCATAGCAGCCAAATTG GTAAATTTAAGTCATCCATCAAGCCGAATGATTTCGTCAAGATAGTAGGATGCGGTATGATATTGGTTGAGACGTTGAAG TCGGTCCAACCATCAGTATCTCTACAAGAGACATCGGACGCCATCTCGTCGCTGCTACAAAACATGTCTCGCCCCCCAGAAGTGCCTGAGTTCACCACGCCCTTAGTGTGCAGGGAGCGCGAGCGAACGACCGAGGAAAGACGGAACT ATGTGAAAAGGCCTTCTGAAATAATGCAGTATTTGAAGGCACACTTCGAAGATTGGAAAGACTACGAAATACCGCAAGATTATGACAACGAAATGCAG CCCGGACCTACTGTAGTAAGGACTACCGGCAAAGACTTGAATCTACTAAACATTGATAAAGACAAATCTATCACTTTAAGATCTCATACGATCAACCTCATGAAAGCAGTAAATGAAAACGATACGACTGCATTCGAAAAACCACAAAAATCTACCAAAATCGACGGTATATACGCTATCAACGACGAAAAATCTAAATACCAATTCAACACTGGCAACATTAAAGAATCGCCCATTGTGTTCCGGAAGTTTGACAGCtcgtttattttcaaaattagaaacgaCAACAAGGCAACAAATGACATTGATATAACTGAAAATGTTGAAATATTCAAAAGGCATGAAGCAAATGTAGCTAAAAATGTAGAATtgccaaaaacaaaagaaaatacagGAAGTTTTCTGAATACCAAGTCTAATATTACAAATGATAAAACAGAACCTAAAATCATAAGAACGTTCGACATTTTCAAACAAAAGACAAACGACAGTGCCAATAAAGATGAGAATTTAAACATGTCTAATCATGGCAACACCACACAAACAGAAACGCCTGTACCGAAAGTGGTGAGGACATTCGACAATCTATTCTTACCAAAATCAAATGATAAAACCCCCAAAGATATAATAGAGGATTTGAACGTCCCTCAACATGGCAACACTTTTGCTGACAACAAAACAACTGGACCGAAAGTGATAAGGAATTTGAAGCCCATCGACGCTTTTGAAGACAAATTGAAAGATGACAATCAAAAACTAGACCTGGACGCCCTAGATTATTCCGAAATAGACAGATCTATGTCTGAAACTGTCATAATCGAAAACGAATCGATTGAGAACGTCAGTTTTGTCTACGAAATCAGAAATCGACCGAAACCGACAATTGACAAGAATGTGATAGAAATTCACGATACGGATAGCAAAAGCACTCAAGTGATAGTAAATAATGATAGCGCGTTTAATGATAGTAATGATAAAGTTAATGATTCGTTAATTAACAATTGCAATTCGACGATAGATGATGCAAAGCCTACTAATGATGATGCGACGAATGACAGTGGTTTTGAAAATGAAGGGGTGCAAGCTTATTCGCTGGTGAAGATATTTTTGGCTGAGCTTAGCGTCTCTGTGAAGGAAATTTATGAATTTAT AATGAAAAGTATAAACGAATTTCGCGAAGACGAAACTCAGGAGGAAAAGAGACGGATGCTGCATGAGAGAGCCAACACGACCCACGTGATCATCGCTGAAATCATAGGCAATTTGAAAAG GATCATCCAAAGAGAGGCTAACGAAGACACGTCCATCAGAGCCTTGCTTTTAAAAGCAGGCGCCCAGGCTACCGGTGACAAACGAATGACTAGGTACAG GCAAGTGGTAATGAAATGTCTAGAACAAGCCCAGATCTTGGAGAACGCTCTGAAAACTGTGCTAGTGTTGACAGACGACCTCGATGCTTCGGTCAGCAACTATTCTAACCAGACTGGTACGCGGTATTTTAATATATTCGAGTGA
- the LOC135085716 gene encoding coatomer subunit gamma, with protein sequence MSVFKRDKKEEEDSGGNPYQNLDKTIVLQEARYFNQTPVNPRKCSLILTKILYLLNQGEKLTTQEATDAFFATTKLFQSKDVMLRRMVYLCIKELSTLAQDVIIVTSSLTKDMTGKEDLYRAAAIRALCSITDSTMLQAIERYMKQAIVDKNPAVSSAALVSALHLSSTAPDLVRRWANEAQEAIASDNAMVSYHALGVVAGSRKNDKLSTVKLVTRLARSPLKSPYALCLLIRLAAQLVEDDDSDASQPYIEFIECCLRHKSEMVIYEAAHAIVNLRKTARDLAPAVSVLQLFCGSSKASLRLAGARTLARLTAKHPTAVAACAVDLENLISDPNRSVATLAVTTLLATGAESSVDRLMKQISSFVSEISDEFKIVVVRAIRRLCTKFPRKHQALAAFLAGMLRDEGGLEYKAAIADAIIALVEENPDAKETGLAHLCEFIEDCEHTALAVRILHLLGREGPKSRQPSRYIRFIYNRVILESGPVRAAAVSAVAQFGAQRPELLPNIRVLLARCQMDDEDEVRDRAIYYSAILDTGDAQLINDYIVNVPKPNPVLLEKALRDHLATSPEEVFDIKAVPTEEEPKENKEAIVEIEVRKPVLQSLEEMYAEQLSKIPGIERLGPVFKTNLPIDLTEAETEYRVRLIKHVFGRHVIFQFECVNTLSDQLLEDVHVRLECPPEYELKTEVACQNLAYDKPGSVFVVVEYPSAFLDSLGTFGATLEFTVRDCDPTTGVPDPGEGYGDSYPLEEFDMGCSDQIRARAASDDWDATWERSANAPQASDTFALSQNDVMDAAKAVCEHLGLPKNAIVGEAVKEIRGGGIFRGGAPVLVRARLVSSPGGVTMQLAARSPREDVAQLLLAAVG encoded by the exons ATGAGCGTTTTCAAACGTGATAAGAAGGAGGAGGAGGATAGCGGCGGGAATCCCTACCAGAACTTGGATAAGACGATCGTGTTGCAAGAAGCTAGGTACTTCAACCAGACTCCGGTCAACCCTCGAAAATGCAGCCTGATTTTGACGAAGATCCTCTACTTGCTCAACCAGGGAGAGAAGTTGACGACCCAGGAGGCCACAGACGCGTTTTTCGCGACTACCAAGCTGTTTCAATCCAAAGATGTGATGTTACGTCGGATGGTGTATCTTTGCATCAAGGAACTGAGTACGCTCGCGCAAGATGTGATAATAGTAACGTCTTCGTTGACGAAAGACATGACTGGGAAGGAGGATTTGTACCGGGCAGCGGCTATAAGAGCCCTGTGCAGTATTACTGACAGTACGATGCTGCAAGCCATTGAGAGGTACATGAAACAGGCTATAGTGGATAAGAATCCAGCTGTGAGCTCCGCGGCGCTGGTTTCGGCGTTGCATCTGTCTTCGACGGCTCCTGACCTCGTGAGGCGTTGGGCGAATGAAGCTCAG gAAGCAATTGCATCTGACAACGCAATGGTCTCCTACCACGCTCTTGGAGTCGTCGCTGGTTCACGCAAGAACGACAAGCTGTCTACCGTCAAGCTGGTAACTCGCTTAGCTCGGTCACCGTTGAAGTCTCCTTACGCTCTCTGCCTACTTATCCGTCTAGCGGCCCAGCTTGTCGAAGACGACGATTCCGATGCATCTCAACCTTACATCGAGTTCATCGAATGCTGCCTTCGCCACAAATCCGAAATGGTCATCTACGAGGCCGCACATGCTATCGTCAACCTCAGGAAAACAGCCAGAGATTTAGCTCCAGCCGTTTCTGTACTTCAGCTATTTTGTGGGTCATCCAAAGCGTCTCTAAGACTTGCAGGCGCGAGAACTCTTGCCAGATTGACAGCGAAACACCCGACTGCTGTCGCTGCGTGCGCTGTTGATCTAGAAAACCTAATTTCTGATCCCAACCGTTCTGTAGCCACTTTGGCCGTGACAACTCTTCTTGCAACTGGCGCTGAGAGTTCTGTCGATAGGTTGATGAAGCAAATATCCAGTTTTGTGTCCGAAATCTCCGACGAATTTAAGATTGTCGTCGTGAGAGCTATAAGACGTCTTTGCACGAAGTTCCCGAGGAAACACCAGGCGTTGGCCGCGTTCTTAGCTGGCATGCTGAGAGACGAAGGCGGTTTGGAGTACAAAGCAGCCATCGCTGATGCTATCATAGCTTTAGTCGAAGAAAATCCGGACGCGAAAGAGACCGGATTGGCTCATCTCTGCGAGTTCATCGAAGACTGCGAGCATACTGCTCTCGCTGTAAGAATTCTGCATCTGCTAGGACGTGAAGGACCAAAATCCCGTCAACCGTCCAGATACATCCGCTTCATTTACAACCGTGTGATCTTGGAGTCTGGACCGGTGCGTGCGGCGGCTGTGTCGGCTGTAGCTCAATTCGGAGCTCAAAGACCTGAGCTGCTTCCCAATATCAGGGTTTTGCTAGCCCGCTGCCAAATGGACGACGAAGATGAAGTGAGAGACCGGGCGATTTACTACAGCGCCATTTTGGATACCGGAGATGCGCAACTCATCAATGATTACATCGTCAACGTCCCTAAGCCGAATCCGGTGCTGTTAGAGAAAGCTTTGAGAGACCATTTGGCGACAAGTCCCGAAGAAGTATTCGATATCAAGGCCGTGCCTACTGAGGAGGAGCCTAAGGAAAACAAAGAAGCAATAGTCGAGATCGAAGTGCGCAAACCAGTATTACAGTCCTTGGAAGAGATGTACGCCGAACAGCTGTCCAAAATCCCAGGCATCGAACGTCTTGGTCCAGTATTCAAAACGAACTTGCCGATCGATTTGACGGAAGCAGAAACGGAGTACCGCGTGCGTTTGATCAAGCATGTGTTTGGAAGACACGTCATTTTCCAATTTGAATGCGTCAACACGCTAAGCGATCAGTTATTGGAAGATGTGCATGTCAGACTCGAATGCCCTCCCGAATATGAACTAAAGACCGAAGTAGCTTGCCAGAATTTAGCATACGACAAGCCGGGAAGCGTTTTCGTAGTAGTCGAATATCCTTCAGCTTTCCTGGACAGTCTGGGCACTTTCGGAGCCACTTTGGAATTCACAGTTCGCGATTGCGACCCAACAACAGGAGTGCCCGACCCAGGAGAAGGGTACGGAGACTCGTATCCTTTGGAGGAGTTCGATATGGGCTGTTCTGACCAGATTAGAGCTAGAGCAGCGTCTGACGATTGGGATGCGACTTGGGAGAGGTCAGCTAACGCGCCCCAAGCGTCTGACACCTTTGCCCTGTCGCAAAACGACGTCATGGACGCAGCGAAAGCAGTTTGCGAGCATCTAGGATTACCCAAGAATGCTATAGTGGGGGAGGCTGTGAAGGAAATCCGTGGAGGTGGCATTTTCAGGGGCGGGGCTCCGGTTCTGGTGAGAGCTAGATTGGTGTCGAGCCCTGGTGGTGTTACTATGCAGTTGGCGGCTAGGTCGCCTAGGGAGGATGTCGCACAGTTGCTGCTAGCTGCAGTAGGTTAA